The nucleotide sequence tatcctacacacacacacacacacacacactaacactatcctacacacacacacacacacacactaacactatcctacacacacacacacacaggacaattttatattcatacgaaaccaattaacctacaaacctgcacgtctttggagtgtgggaggaaaccggagatctctgagaaaacccacgagatgaggaggcgaacgtacaaactccgtacagacggcaccggtagtcaggattaaaaacaggtctctggcgctgtgaggcagcagctctacctgctgctccaccgtgccgcacacTGTTTGTTGACCAATTACCTTTAAAGATTCAATAAAGGCAGAACCTTGGAACatctgggggtgggagggggaagatgcaggtacattgttcCATGAAAATGGCAATGTAGGTGGACAGGGTAGTGAAGATATTTGGTccgtttgccttcattggtcagtgcattgagtacaggagttggggaGGCATGTTGcagatgaggccacatttggtcctgagcgcagttctggtcgccctgcTGCAGGAAGGAAGTCTAAACTGGAACtagagggtttgagttataaggaggggCTGGATGGACTGGAACTTTCTTCCCTGGAGCTTGGAGTGGCCCAAGTGGGATATAAAATCACGAGTGGCGTAGATAAAGTGAGTAGCACCTTACCTactcccagggtaggggagtctagaATTaatgcataggtttaaggtgagagcaaagggatttaataggaacctgagggacaatgtattcacacagagggtggtgcgtatATGCAACTAGTTGCCAGAGAGAGTGGTAGAGGTGAgttcaattacaatgtttaaagcaTTTGGAAAGGTTCATTACTTAAAAAAGTTTAGCAggccaggcacaggcaagtgggactttgttggcatgggcaagatgggccgaagggcctgtttccatgcagtctcTCCACTACACACAGTCGACAACTTTAGAGATGAGCTCAGTTTTCGCGGGACATTGAACTGGTAACTAACTTTCAACTGAATTTATAATTGTTGTTCTGTCAGCCAAACTATCGAGTCAGAAGCAAGCAAACCAGAAGGCGCTTTACCACGAGATAAGATGATAATTTCCACAGCATCAGAGAGTTTGTGCCTCAGTTGAATGATTTTCTTTCCTTAACTCAGAGTTCAGTGGTTGCAATGACCAAGAAAAATGCCAACGTCTCTCTTGTGTATGCTTTCCTCTACAAACTCGTTCAGGTAAAAGTAAAACTTTGTTCTTTTTAACTGTGATGCAGTGGTTAGTTCTGCTTTGTCCTGTGCTCCATCCACAAGTCTAGGACACCACATCCGCAATCACTGCAAGCCCTGGACACCGCATCCCAATCACTGCAAGTCCTGGACACCTCACCCCAATCCCCACACGGGGAGGTCAGTGTCCacatctgatgaaagaaattcctccatctccttcctaaaggaatgtcctttaattctgagtgacctctggtcctagactctcccactagtggaaacatcttcacaTCCACTGTGTCCAGCCCCTTCACTGTTGGGTAGGCTGGTCGTGGGAACGTGCAGTGTAGAGACTGTGTACACAGTGGACATTGTGGGGTGCTGTTTGTTCACTCGATCCCCGGATCCTCACACCTGCCCTCCCTCCAGGTCTTCACCGAATACTtcaaggaggtggaggaggagagcatcAGGGACAACTTTGTCGTCGTCTATGAGCTGCTGGATGAAGTGATGGACTTTGGCTTCCCACAGACAACCGACAGTAAAATCCTGCAGGAGTGAGTAGAGCGGGCAGTGTGGAGCGGGCTGGTCACTGGCCCTACAGTGGGGACACGCGGGGTACACGCGGGGTACACATCGCACACGGGATACACATCACACACGGGATACACATCACACATGGAAAAAACACACACGCATGTGCAGTCAGTGGGGTGGCTGGAGCCGTGTGCGGTCAGTGGGTCTGACAAGCCGTGTGCGGTCAGTGGGGTGGCCAGAGCTGTGTGCGGTCAGTGGGGTGGCTGGAGCCGTGTATGGTCAGTGGGTCTGGCCGGAACTGTGTGCGGTCAGTGGAGTGGCCAGAGCCGTGTGCGGTTAGTGGGGTGGCTGGAGCCGTGTGCGGTCAGTGGGTCTGGCCGGAACTGTGTGCGGTCAGTGGGGTGGCCGGAACTGTGTGCGGTCAGTGGGGTGGCCAGAGCCGTGTGCGGTCAGTGGGATGGCTGGAGCCGTGTGCGGTCAGTGGGGTGGCCGGAACTGTGTGCGGTCAGTGGGGTAGCTGGAGCCGTGTGCGGTCAGTGGGGTGGCCAGAGCCGTGTGCGGTTAGTGGGGTGGCTGGAGCCGTGTGCGGTCAGTGGGGTGGCCAGAGCCGTGTGCGGTCAGTGGGGTGGCCGGAGCCGTGTGCGGTCAGTGGGGTGGCCAGAGCCGTGTGCGATCAGTGGGGTGGCCGGAGCCGTGTGCGGTCAGTGGGTCTGACTGGAGCCGTGTGCGGTCAGTGGGGTAGCTGGAGCCGTGTGCGGTCAGTGGGTCTGACTGGAGCCGTGTGCGGTCAGTGGGGTGGCTGGAACTGTGTGCGGTCAGTGGGGTGGCCAGAGCCGTGTGCGATCAGTGGGGTGGCCAGAGCCGTGTACGGTCAGTGGGGTGGCCAGAGCCGTGTGCGGTCAGTGGGGTGGCCGGAGCTGTGTGCGGTCAGTGGGGTGGCCGGAACTGTGTGCGGTCAGTGGGGTGGCTGGAGCTGTGTGCGGTCAGTGGGGTGGCCGGAGCTGTGTGCGGTCAGTGGGGTGGCTGGAGCTGTGTGCGGTCAGTGGGTCTGGCCGGAGCTGACATGCCATCCCCACAGGTACATCACGCAGCAGAGCCAGAAGCTGGAGGTTGCCGCCCCTCGGCCCCCGGCGACTGTCACCAACGCCGTGTCCTGGCGGTCAGAGGGCATCAAGTACAAGAAGAACGAGGTCTTCATCGACGTCATCGAAGCGGTCAACGTGTTGGTGAGTTAAGAGGGGGGGGTTCACCGTGGGGGGGGGGCGTTGACGATCATGTTGGGGGGATCACCGTGGGGGGTCtcctggtggggagggggtgataaTCGAGGTGGGGGCTCAGGGTGAGGGGGTCTCCTGGTTGGGAGGGGGTGATAATGGCAGTGGGGGCGGTGGGGGGTCAGCGTGggcggagggtggaggggaggggtttgtGTCTTGAGGAGGGGCTGTACCTTGGCAGGGGACTGTTGCAGGGtctggggggaggggcagtggtccggaggggggggggggggtgggttggaaGTGGTGCCCAAGGATTCCGGAGTGATTGTGGGGTTGGTTGGCCGGGCCATTGCGGGTTGGTGTTGTGAGGGGACAGCTGGGCATGGAGTGACCCACCCACACCTGCTGACCACTCACTCTACCCTGTGCCATTGTCCAGTGGGTCAGCTCATTCCTCCTGTCCACTCACAGGTCAGCGCCAATGGGAACGTCCTTCAGAGTGAGATCGTGGGCAGTGTCAAGctgagagccttcctgtccggaaTGCCCGAGCTCCGTCTCGGCCTTAACGACAAGGTCCTCTTCGAACTGACCGGCAGTAAGTAGCGGCCGCAAACAAGCACAGTCTGCCCAGTACTCTGGCCACTGACCCCATCACACCCACGGACACCGAACCGTCCAGTCTTCCTGGACAATTTTCCCGTCAGAAATCTCGTGAaagttatatttaaaatattcaaaatgAAAACAGATATTAAAGAGAATTTCTCTTTGGCCAGTTGCTTAAAATAGTTTTTAAAATATCTTCCATGAGAATGTTTTTAGAGCTTTTTGTAGCTTCTATGATGTGCTGTCAAAGTGTTGATCATCTATTAAGGCCAGGAATTGTTTAAAAGCGGGGTACAGTAATCGTGTAACAAGCAGGTCATATCTtcactctcgtttccctctcccctgactctctgtctgaagaagggtctcgcctgaaatgtcacccattgcttctctcctgagatgctgcccatcctgctgagttactccagttaatGTCTATCTCCAACATCCGACCTGCATAAACCAGTGAGCAGGTGGTCAGTTTCCTGCTCAATAATCAGTATGCTGTACTGCTCGTACAGTGCTGCTTGATGCcacgccttatgcccctgtcccacttaggaaacctgaacggaaacctctggagactttgcgccccacccaaggtttccgtgcggttcccggaggttgcaggtggttgccggaggttgcaggtagtggaagcaggtagggagactgacacaaacctccgggaacagcacagaaaccttgggtggggcacaaagtctccagaggtttccgttcaggtttcctaagtgggacaggagccttAGAGCAGGCACCACACTAGTTCAGTTTCGTGGAGAGTGAACACTACCAAAGTAAGCAGCTTAGTGAGACTTAAAGATAGAGAGAAAGCTGAGAGAAAAATTGTTCTCCCAATTGGGAGACTTGAGCAGAAACTTTGTAACTGCAGGAGGTGCTGCCTTGTAGGGATTGGTTTAGGAATTGCTAAAGTCCATCCCCAGATCtgatctgtaggatagtgttggtgtgcggggatcgctggtctgagcggacttggtgggccgaagggcctgtttccgtgctgtatctctaaactaaacctgatcaGTTGCAGGCGACTCTGTCTAAGCCACAACAACAGCTCGAATTTTGTTTTAATCTAGGAAGTAAAAATAAATCAGTGGAACTGGAGGATGTGAAGTTCCACCAGTGCGTGAGACTCTCACGGTTTGAGAACGACAGAACCATCTCCTTCATCCCGCCAGACGGCGACTTTGAGCTCATGTCTTACCGGCTCAACATCCATGTGAGTAAACGACATCTGGGGGGACCTTTCACTGTTTTGTTCACAGAAGCTTTTCTGGAGGAGAGGCACAAGAAGTGCAGGGTCTTTGTGCCAACACCTGTTCTCCTGGTCTACGCCAATGTTAATGAGGTGCAAGGAAGATGCCAGAGCTAACAAttccttacaacccaatggttggAACATTGAATTGTACAAttgtaggtaacctctaacaaccacCCCTTGTCCAATACAGTGGGATGGGCTAGGATTGAgtgtactgaagggcctgtcccacttggcaactttttgtttcggcgactgccggcattattgactgatgtatcaggtcaccaaaacatttgcggcgtgatgacgtatggcgCGCGGTATTTTTattcaagtgtcgcaacttttttttgtcgcagctggattttgaaatgttcaaaatcttttgccgaccttgatatgacgccggcagtcgccgaaaaaaatcggcaagtggggcaggcccttgagAAGATAAACAAGACAAGGCTGTGTTTGGAGTTCCATCTCGAGAGTCATAGGATGATACAGAGTTCAAACAAGACcgtcggcccaagttgcccacaatggccaacatggcccagctacactagtcccacctccctaacctctaaacctgtcctatccatgtagataTCTAAATGTCTAAAATGCAACGGACAATCCAGCAACCTTCCCAGCATCAGTACGTGGCCCAGATGTTGTGAAATTGCAGCAGTTTGAATGTATTCTCTTGTTTTCAGGTGAAGCCTCTGATTTGGATTGAATCGGTGATAGAGAAATTCTCACACAGCCGTGTTGAATACATGATCAAGGTCAGTCCCACTGTGGGAACGAAAGGCTCCATTTCTCCTCTCTGCTTCTTGCATCTTTGAAGGGACCGTCATTAATTTAGCTCTGAGTCCTCTGTTGTTACGTTCACCCCCAGCTAGAGGCCACTCGTGCCATTCTCAAACTCTTTGCTTCTATCCCCTAGTGGGAACATGCTCCTGGTGGGGCTCTCCAAGTACGGGCGGGCATGGGGACGGGGGAGGTACGTGGTGGCAGGGGTTAACGAGCAGTGTTCCCTGTCCAAAAGGCCAAGGGGACAGGGGAACGGGGGAGGTACGTGGTGGTGGGGCAGGGGTTAATGAGCAGTGTTCCTTGTCCAAAAGGCCAAGAGCCAGTTCAAGAAGCAGTCGGTTGCCAACAACGTGGAGATCATCATCCCGGTGCCCAGCGACGCTGACTCTCCCAAGTTCAAGACCAGCGTGGGCAGTGCCAAGTGGGTGCCGGAAAATAACACGGTGGTGTGGACCATCAAATCCCTGCCAGTGAGTGCCAGCTCTTTGTTCCCTTGGTGCAGGTCAAACAGGTCCTGGTGGGGATGGCAAACCTCCTCTGCTAGTGGTCACAGGCTGTGTTGCTGAGGGCTGGAGGGTGCATGGTGTAGCGGTGACACATACACGTTTGTATTGAGGATGTCCTCTTGTCCCTTGTCCGTGAATGTGAAATATCCCAGAGTGTTGTCCACCACAGAGACagggagttcaagttcaagttacatttattgtcaagtTCACCCGCACACAGCGTTAAAGCATTTGTCAAGCTGGTAGCGATAAAATGTTTTGTAGCATTGATTGCTGATGGGATACAGTACATGTTCCATCAGTTTAATTGTgggcacaaaatgccagagtaactcagtgggacttgaGCCGAAAcaccacacattccttctctccacagatgattCATGTCCctgtgcctgagttactccagcattttgagtctatcttcggtgtaaaccaacatctgcagttccttcctacttgactagtattggtgtcaggggttacggggagaaggcaggagaatggggttaggagggagagatagatcagccatggtcgaatggcagagtagacttgatgggccgaatggcctaatcctgctccaatcacttataacCAACACAGTTTAATTATGGGACCTGTTAGTGCAATTAATCACCAAAATGAAAGAATTATCAGGAAAATATGTGGAGATGTGACGGGGTTACTGTGGAATCAGGAGTGTCTGATCAGCAGGTGTGTGTAGCACACTG is from Amblyraja radiata isolate CabotCenter1 chromosome 35, sAmbRad1.1.pri, whole genome shotgun sequence and encodes:
- the LOC116966120 gene encoding AP-1 complex subunit mu-2 produces the protein MRLTWTGKAEVLLDMSASAVFILDLKGKMLICRNYKGDVNMSEIEHFIPILTQREDEGDISPLLSHGKVHFLWIKHSNLYLVAMTKKNANVSLVYAFLYKLVQVFTEYFKEVEEESIRDNFVVVYELLDEVMDFGFPQTTDSKILQEYITQQSQKLEVAAPRPPATVTNAVSWRSEGIKYKKNEVFIDVIEAVNVLVSANGNVLQSEIVGSVKLRAFLSGMPELRLGLNDKVLFELTGRSKNKSVELEDVKFHQCVRLSRFENDRTISFIPPDGDFELMSYRLNIHVKPLIWIESVIEKFSHSRVEYMIKAKSQFKKQSVANNVEIIIPVPSDADSPKFKTSVGSAKWVPENNTVVWTIKSLPGGKEYLMRAHFGLPSVENENSEGKPPITIKFEIPYFTVSGVQVRYMKIIEKSGYQALPWVRYITQSGDYQLRTH